A single region of the Anaerococcus urinomassiliensis genome encodes:
- a CDS encoding tRNA (mnm(5)s(2)U34)-methyltransferase gives MIEKTTELVKEILKREKNINIAVDMTAGNGYDSKFILENLNPKILYAFDIQKEAKKNTEALIGNRDDFKFILDSHANIDKYIREEIDLALYNLGYLPRGDKNITTKEASTLESLEKVLNLLAKNGNVLITVYPGHKEGLLESQSLEIYLGNLDQKKFVVLELSYKNQKNMPPYVYMVGKK, from the coding sequence ATGATTGAAAAAACTACAGAACTTGTAAAAGAAATTTTAAAAAGAGAAAAAAATATCAATATTGCTGTAGATATGACAGCTGGCAATGGTTATGATAGTAAGTTTATTTTGGAAAATCTTAATCCAAAAATCCTCTATGCCTTTGATATCCAAAAAGAAGCTAAGAAGAATACAGAAGCCCTCATAGGAAATAGAGATGATTTTAAATTTATCCTAGATAGTCATGCCAATATTGATAAATACATAAGAGAAGAGATTGATTTGGCCCTATATAACCTAGGTTACTTGCCAAGGGGAGATAAAAATATCACCACAAAAGAAGCTTCTACCCTAGAGAGCTTAGAAAAGGTCCTAAATTTACTGGCAAAAAATGGCAATGTCCTTATTACAGTCTACCCAGGCCACAAGGAGGGTCTCTTAGAAAGTCAAAGCCTAGAAATATATTTAGGAAATCTAGACCAGAAAAAATTTGTAGTCCTTGAACTCTCCTACAAAAACCAAAAAAATATGCCCCCATATGTATACATGGTAGGCAAAAAATAA
- a CDS encoding ImmA/IrrE family metallo-endopeptidase, whose amino-acid sequence MPVSYDKIYLDTKNLIKKHKSRDPKEILEDRGVFLLPFSTRTKLLGMYKIIKRNRFVFYNPYVGDPILNMVLAHELGHDFYHRDEVKDGLAEYQLFDIKTDMEIEANIFAAHLLINEDSLIDDIKQGYTYNELASLYDVNVNLMIFKLNEMHRMGMPIVKNEADSKFFTQIDGNNENFGNY is encoded by the coding sequence ATGCCTGTATCATATGATAAAATTTATTTGGATACAAAAAACTTAATAAAAAAACACAAAAGTCGAGATCCCAAAGAAATCCTAGAAGATCGTGGAGTATTTCTCTTGCCCTTTTCTACCAGGACAAAACTTTTGGGCATGTATAAAATTATAAAGAGAAACCGTTTTGTTTTCTACAATCCCTATGTGGGAGATCCAATCCTAAATATGGTTTTGGCCCACGAGCTAGGCCACGACTTCTACCACAGGGATGAAGTCAAGGATGGCCTTGCAGAATACCAACTTTTTGATATAAAAACCGATATGGAGATAGAAGCAAATATCTTTGCAGCCCATCTCTTGATAAACGAAGACTCCCTCATAGATGACATAAAACAAGGTTATACTTACAATGAGCTGGCAAGTCTTTACGATGTAAACGTCAATCTTATGATTTTTAAGCTCAATGAAATGCATAGGATGGGTATGCCTATTGTAAAAAATGAAGCAGACTCAAAGTTTTTTACTCAAATTGATGGCAACAATGAAAATTTTGGTAATTACTAA
- a CDS encoding transglutaminase domain-containing protein encodes MKRKLLTLSLSLAMTFGWCSMNINPAYAISNEELAENLDPSPLEYQVAAAEYLLKNFPRTVSGKTRVKIKRLLAESEQILKQVYEFKSKYGPKDNTNIRVKNQIKANLDKRNEKFVVNVNSYSNNKQLTDWFLETAKEDWYFYYSMYDKANVSTKYNPNKSKAGKVYVDSATYSVIYREGNESERMVEDFANQWVSENISPSDSDYQKALKIHDFIVKRNFYNRGDSNDMSGGYSIHHPSSILFGNGGVCNAYATLFDKLGTKAGLDVRYATGFSKKTGEAHIWNMVKIDGYWFNIDTTWDDPTITFSDGYVENIEDFVIYDYFLKSDREIEASRSIDEDINRPRGNSTINTGLKKSVIREIDGKYRVVND; translated from the coding sequence ATGAAAAGAAAGCTTTTAACTTTATCCCTATCCCTGGCCATGACTTTTGGCTGGTGTTCAATGAATATAAATCCTGCCTACGCTATATCAAATGAAGAACTAGCAGAAAATCTCGATCCTTCACCATTAGAATATCAGGTAGCGGCAGCAGAATATCTACTAAAAAATTTCCCGCGTACTGTTTCCGGTAAAACTAGAGTTAAGATAAAAAGACTACTTGCTGAATCAGAGCAAATCTTAAAACAAGTATACGAATTTAAGAGTAAATACGGCCCAAAAGACAATACAAATATTAGGGTAAAGAATCAAATAAAGGCAAATCTTGACAAGAGAAATGAAAAATTTGTAGTAAATGTTAACTCTTACTCAAATAACAAGCAATTGACAGACTGGTTCTTGGAAACTGCCAAAGAAGACTGGTATTTTTACTATAGTATGTATGACAAGGCAAATGTGTCTACCAAGTACAATCCAAATAAATCCAAGGCTGGCAAGGTTTATGTCGACTCAGCAACCTATTCTGTAATCTACAGGGAAGGAAATGAGTCAGAAAGAATGGTCGAAGATTTTGCCAATCAATGGGTTAGCGAAAATATCAGTCCAAGCGACAGTGACTATCAAAAAGCACTCAAAATCCACGACTTTATTGTAAAAAGAAACTTTTACAATAGGGGCGATAGCAATGATATGAGCGGAGGATACTCCATCCACCACCCATCAAGTATCCTATTTGGCAATGGTGGAGTTTGCAACGCCTATGCAACTTTATTTGATAAGCTAGGAACTAAGGCAGGCCTTGACGTGCGCTATGCAACTGGTTTTTCAAAGAAGACAGGGGAAGCTCATATTTGGAATATGGTCAAGATAGATGGATATTGGTTTAACATAGATACAACATGGGATGACCCGACCATAACATTTTCTGATGGTTATGTTGAAAATATAGAAGATTTTGTAATTTACGATTATTTCCTAAAAAGCGATAGGGAAATTGAAGCTTCAAGAAGTATAGATGAAGATATCAATAGACCAAGGGGAAATTCAACTATAAATACTGGACTTAAGAAATCTGTTATCAGAGAGATTGACGGTAAGTATAGAGTTGTAAATGACTAA